The nucleotide sequence CGCAGATGCCATGGTTAAGGCTGCTAACGTAGAGCTCATCGGAACAGAGAGAATCGGTTCCGGACTTGTAACAGTACTGGTTCGCGGAGACGTAGGTGCCGTTAAGGCAGCAGTTGACGCAGGTCTTGCAGCAGCAAGCAACGTAGGAGAAGTTGTTTCTACACATGTTATTCCTCGTCCTCATCAGGAAGTGGAAGCAATCATCCCGAAAAAAGCTACTCCGGCAAAGTAATTATTAAAAAGAATCTTAAGGTCGGCAGTTTCACCACCTCGAAACTGCCGGCTTTTTTTCAGACAGAGGGCAGGTTATGAGTGAACAGGGAAAAATCAGAGTCGTTCAGGAAACAGTCAGCGGTAAAGAAATTACTCTGGCTCATGTAATAGGTGGACCGGCGCCGATCATTTATAAAAAGCTCGGACTCGATCCGTCGATCGATTATCATTCGGCAGCAATAGGAATAATGAATATGTCACCGCCGGAATCTGCAATAATAGCTTCGGATATCGCGGTGAAAAACGGAAATGTTTATCTTGGATTTGCGGACAGATTTACAGGAACGCTGATCATAACCGGAGAAATAGATTCGGTTTCAGCGGCATTGCAGCAGGTAGTCAACTATTTTCATGAAGATTTAGGATATGTTACCTGTGAGATAACAAAGCGGTAAATTATGGGTGAAAGATTAACAAATAACGAATTAATAGAGAAAATATATCGCGAGGGTTTTCACGCTGAGGGAATAAATGACTTAAGGCTTGTGAGGGTCAGGGTCAATGGAAAAGAGCTCTCAATGGCGCATGTAATAAGGGTTTCAAGGGAGGAAGTATATACAAATCTTGCCTTAAATATCGGAACACATGCAGGTGAGAACCACAAAGGAGAAGCGATCGGAATTATAGATGTCACTCCCTGGGAAAGTACGGTTATTGCGGCAGATATGGCGTTTAAATACGGGGATGTGGAGATAGGCTTTATGGACAGATTTTCCGGAACACTGATAATAACCGGTAAATACAGTATGGTATCGAGTGCTGTCCATGGGATACACGACTTTTTCAGAGACAGGCTCGACTTTACGGTCTGTGAAGTTACAGAGAAATAATG is from Lachnospiraceae bacterium C1.1 and encodes:
- a CDS encoding BMC domain-containing protein; translated protein: MTSDALGMIETHGYVAAVEGADAMVKAANVELIGTERIGSGLVTVLVRGDVGAVKAAVDAGLAAASNVGEVVSTHVIPRPHQEVEAIIPKKATPAK
- a CDS encoding BMC domain-containing protein gives rise to the protein MGERLTNNELIEKIYREGFHAEGINDLRLVRVRVNGKELSMAHVIRVSREEVYTNLALNIGTHAGENHKGEAIGIIDVTPWESTVIAADMAFKYGDVEIGFMDRFSGTLIITGKYSMVSSAVHGIHDFFRDRLDFTVCEVTEK
- a CDS encoding BMC domain-containing protein; translation: MSEQGKIRVVQETVSGKEITLAHVIGGPAPIIYKKLGLDPSIDYHSAAIGIMNMSPPESAIIASDIAVKNGNVYLGFADRFTGTLIITGEIDSVSAALQQVVNYFHEDLGYVTCEITKR